The proteins below are encoded in one region of Sideroxydans lithotrophicus ES-1:
- a CDS encoding LpxL/LpxP family acyltransferase: MRDGIEEKSAPGWVARPERSNTLAIRFIVWVALTLGRRVARLFLYPICLYFMLFAGEARAASKKYLRKVLGHEPRLGDGFRHIHTFASTILDRVFLLNGRFDKFDVHAHLDDAAQAMIVRKQGCILLGAHFGSFEITRAYADEIKGPPASVVMYEENARKLNSVLQAINPQLTQQVIGLGKVDSMLKVEQALQRGEFIGILADRGLELGAASVTCDFLGEPARFPNGPLRMAYMLKCPVLLMAGVYRGGNRYDLYFEELMDMSHSELPRNELIRQAQQRYVARLEHFCLAAPYNWFNFYDFWKT; this comes from the coding sequence GTGCGTGACGGAATCGAGGAGAAGAGCGCGCCGGGATGGGTGGCCAGGCCCGAGCGCAGCAATACACTGGCGATCCGCTTCATCGTCTGGGTCGCGCTTACCCTCGGGCGCCGTGTCGCACGCCTGTTCCTGTATCCGATCTGCCTGTATTTCATGCTGTTCGCCGGCGAGGCGCGTGCCGCCTCGAAGAAGTATCTGCGCAAGGTGCTGGGGCATGAACCGCGCCTCGGCGATGGTTTCCGCCACATCCATACCTTTGCCTCGACCATACTGGACAGGGTGTTCCTGCTCAATGGCCGTTTCGACAAGTTCGATGTCCATGCGCACCTGGACGATGCCGCGCAGGCGATGATCGTCAGGAAACAGGGCTGCATCCTGCTGGGGGCGCATTTCGGCAGCTTCGAGATCACGCGTGCCTATGCCGACGAGATCAAGGGGCCGCCTGCCAGTGTAGTGATGTACGAAGAGAACGCGCGCAAGCTCAACTCGGTGTTGCAGGCGATCAATCCGCAGCTGACGCAACAAGTGATCGGGCTGGGCAAGGTGGATTCCATGCTCAAGGTGGAGCAGGCGCTGCAGCGCGGGGAATTCATCGGCATCCTCGCCGACAGGGGATTGGAACTGGGCGCTGCCAGCGTGACCTGCGATTTCCTCGGCGAACCGGCGAGGTTTCCCAATGGGCCGTTGCGCATGGCTTACATGCTGAAGTGTCCGGTGCTGCTGATGGCGGGCGTGTATCGCGGCGGCAACCGCTATGACCTGTATTTCGAAGAGCTGATGGACATGAGCCACTCCGAACTTCCGCGCAACGAATTGATCCGGCAGGCTCAGCAGCGCTATGTGGCCCGCCTCGAACATTTCTGCCTTGCCGCGCCGTACAACTGGTTCAATTTCTACGACTTCTGGAAAACATGA
- a CDS encoding methyltransferase family protein, whose translation MREVTVFVVVTLALALVSRNSLLKPGVHGFAHGFYRFFAWECMLGLFVLNMDVWDDEPDSPRQLIAGTLFFCSLLLVVSSVALLHWMGKRDAKRDDVPMLAFEKTTALVTNGIYRYIRHPMYGSLFLLCWGFFCKQPSLAGSALAVIASVFLMATSRVEEQENLSYFGEDYREYMKRTKMFVPFIL comes from the coding sequence GTGCGAGAAGTAACTGTATTTGTCGTCGTAACACTGGCACTGGCTTTGGTGTCGCGCAATTCACTGCTTAAACCCGGCGTACACGGGTTCGCTCACGGGTTCTATCGTTTCTTCGCCTGGGAATGCATGCTGGGTCTGTTCGTGCTGAACATGGACGTCTGGGATGACGAGCCCGACTCGCCGCGCCAGTTGATCGCCGGGACGCTGTTCTTCTGTTCGCTGCTGCTGGTCGTTTCGAGCGTGGCCTTGCTGCACTGGATGGGCAAGCGGGACGCCAAACGCGACGATGTGCCGATGCTGGCATTTGAAAAGACCACAGCCCTGGTGACCAACGGAATATACCGCTACATCAGGCATCCCATGTACGGCTCGCTGTTCCTGCTGTGCTGGGGCTTCTTCTGCAAGCAGCCTTCGCTGGCCGGGAGTGCGCTGGCGGTGATCGCGAGCGTCTTTCTGATGGCCACTTCGCGCGTGGAAGAGCAAGAAAATCTCAGCTATTTCGGCGAGGATTATCGGGAATACATGAAGCGCACCAAGATGTTCGTGCCGTTCATCCTGTAG
- a CDS encoding lysophospholipid acyltransferase family protein produces the protein MRVWRQLKSLYEYIVLYGGLLFFALMCLAWSLPASVLRHLLPRRLGERIGQYAIMVVFRIYLFVVRASGLVKCDLQALDALRGVPLIITTNHPSLIDVVLIGSRLPRMVCVLKANLLDNPLLGGGASMAGYIRNDSTGNLIRRAAIATREGSQLLIFPEGTRTVSDPVNPFKGGFGLVAQKSGVPIQTAFIETNSPFLGKHWPLLKKPEFPLVYRVRLGERFEATGEVKGFVTDLEDYYRHEMQAQKDREHA, from the coding sequence ATGCGGGTCTGGCGACAACTGAAATCCCTGTATGAATACATCGTGCTGTACGGCGGGTTGCTGTTCTTCGCGCTGATGTGCCTGGCGTGGAGCCTGCCGGCCAGCGTGCTGCGCCATCTGCTGCCGCGGCGTCTTGGCGAGCGGATCGGACAGTACGCCATCATGGTGGTGTTCCGCATCTACCTGTTCGTGGTGCGTGCCAGCGGCCTGGTGAAGTGCGACCTGCAGGCACTGGATGCCTTGCGCGGCGTGCCGCTCATCATCACCACCAATCATCCGTCACTGATCGACGTCGTGCTCATCGGCTCGCGCCTGCCGCGCATGGTGTGCGTGCTGAAGGCGAACCTGCTCGACAACCCGCTGCTCGGCGGCGGCGCCAGCATGGCGGGGTACATCCGCAACGACTCCACCGGCAACCTGATCCGCCGCGCCGCGATCGCAACGCGCGAGGGCAGCCAGCTGCTGATCTTCCCTGAAGGCACGCGCACCGTGAGCGACCCGGTCAATCCGTTCAAGGGCGGTTTCGGCCTGGTCGCGCAAAAATCGGGCGTGCCGATCCAGACCGCATTCATCGAAACAAACAGTCCTTTCCTGGGCAAGCACTGGCCGCTGCTGAAGAAACCGGAATTTCCGCTGGTGTATCGCGTGCGTCTCGGCGAACGCTTCGAGGCGACAGGCGAGGTGAAGGGATTCGTCACCGATCTGGAAGATTATTACCGCCACGAAATGCAGGCGCAGAAAGACAGGGAACACGCATGA
- a CDS encoding MipA/OmpV family protein, translating into MKILVRSIALLSLLCCLSGAYAQTELKPEWEVGAGFAAIDFPMYRGSNERRSFLLPIPYFVYRGEKLQVNRERVRGLIFKRDTAEVDVSLNGSVPAKGSIARQGMPDLDPTLEVGPSLNIHLLYSGDKKNTLDLRMPLRGVIASDFKHVQGVGWLFQPQLDVDFRDIDHSGWNIGLVGGPIFSDRRYHQYFYDVAPQYATSTRPAYTASGGYSGMQYIFAFNRRQQDGHWVGGFMKWDNLNGAVFADSPLVKSKSYFTIGIAATWTFNRSDKLVEVNDD; encoded by the coding sequence ATGAAGATTCTCGTTCGATCAATTGCACTCCTGTCTTTGCTCTGCTGCCTTTCCGGCGCGTACGCGCAGACGGAACTCAAGCCCGAGTGGGAAGTCGGTGCGGGTTTCGCCGCCATCGATTTCCCGATGTACCGGGGTTCGAACGAGCGCCGCTCGTTCCTGTTGCCGATCCCGTATTTCGTCTATCGCGGCGAGAAACTCCAGGTCAACCGCGAACGGGTGCGCGGACTGATCTTCAAGCGCGACACGGCCGAGGTCGATGTCAGCCTGAACGGCTCGGTTCCCGCCAAGGGCTCGATCGCGCGGCAGGGCATGCCCGACCTGGATCCGACATTGGAGGTCGGCCCCTCGCTCAATATCCATCTGTTGTATTCCGGCGATAAAAAGAACACCCTCGATCTGCGTATGCCGCTGCGCGGCGTGATCGCGTCCGACTTCAAGCATGTGCAGGGCGTCGGCTGGCTGTTCCAGCCGCAACTGGATGTGGATTTTCGCGACATCGACCACAGCGGCTGGAACATCGGCCTGGTGGGCGGTCCGATCTTCTCGGACCGGCGCTACCACCAGTATTTCTACGACGTCGCTCCGCAGTATGCGACGTCGACGCGTCCCGCCTACACGGCGAGCGGCGGCTACTCCGGCATGCAGTACATATTCGCTTTCAACCGGCGCCAGCAGGACGGGCACTGGGTGGGCGGCTTCATGAAGTGGGACAACCTGAACGGCGCGGTCTTTGCCGACAGCCCGCTGGTCAAGAGCAAGAGCTACTTCACCATCGGCATCGCCGCCACCTGGACGTTCAACCGGTCGGACAAACTGGTCGAAGTGAACGACGATTGA
- a CDS encoding LolA-related protein: MMRLLFILLYLAPVVGHAESNAWGLPQLMQSLAQVQTSRGKFVEKKYMSVLNKPLESSGTLSFQAPGHLEKHTLIPRVENLVLDQGVLTIDNESRNIKRTLVLQEYPAVWAFVESIRSTLAGDLPTLERFYQIELEGDAAKWRMQLLPLEQKTRAVVRQIVITGRGNRVTGIETFESNADHSMMKVIEEAP, translated from the coding sequence ATGATGCGGCTCCTGTTCATATTGTTGTACCTGGCGCCGGTTGTCGGCCATGCGGAATCGAACGCCTGGGGATTGCCGCAACTGATGCAAAGCCTGGCACAGGTGCAGACCTCGCGAGGCAAGTTCGTGGAGAAGAAATATATGAGCGTGCTGAACAAGCCGTTGGAGTCTTCCGGTACCTTGTCGTTTCAGGCTCCCGGTCACCTGGAGAAGCACACGCTCATCCCCAGGGTCGAGAATCTGGTGCTCGACCAGGGGGTGCTCACCATCGACAACGAGTCGCGCAACATCAAGCGTACGCTGGTGCTGCAGGAATATCCGGCGGTGTGGGCATTCGTCGAGAGCATCCGCTCCACTCTGGCGGGCGACCTGCCTACGCTGGAGCGCTTCTACCAGATCGAACTCGAGGGCGACGCCGCAAAGTGGCGCATGCAACTGCTGCCGCTTGAGCAAAAGACGCGCGCAGTGGTGCGCCAGATCGTCATCACCGGGCGCGGCAACCGTGTGACCGGCATCGAAACATTCGAATCGAATGCCGACCATTCGATGATGAAGGTGATCGAGGAAGCGCCGTGA
- a CDS encoding 3-hydroxyacyl-ACP dehydratase FabZ family protein, with amino-acid sequence MNKLTLQIAANHPTGAGHFPGNPIIPGALLLAEVLRRIEQSEGKSFSACNVKAAKFLHPARPGDTVEIEYERSAQGTIEFQCTVAGTKVLSGGIVASA; translated from the coding sequence ATGAACAAGCTCACGTTGCAGATCGCGGCGAACCACCCGACCGGCGCCGGACACTTCCCGGGCAACCCGATCATTCCCGGTGCGCTGTTGCTGGCCGAGGTGCTGCGCCGTATCGAACAGTCGGAGGGGAAATCGTTTTCTGCGTGCAACGTCAAGGCGGCGAAGTTCCTGCATCCGGCGCGCCCGGGCGACACGGTCGAGATCGAATATGAGCGTTCGGCGCAGGGGACGATCGAGTTCCAGTGTACAGTTGCCGGAACCAAAGTCTTGTCGGGGGGCATAGTTGCGAGTGCGTGA
- a CDS encoding chorismate transformation enzyme, FkbO/Hyg5 family codes for MQSNKPSRLAYLNADEIGAYLERHNGHVLGVIGFGRTMPLPAAACAPLWVDIPVLGGQDSSFEVWASEAPVVKCEHQNMCGTGDGEVLFGSLTLEQRAGDTLEQLAAQAYMRIFAFIDHFGYRNLLRVWHYFPYINDDENGLERYRGFNVGRHASFVANGRSIGEESVPAASALGSNSGSLAVYFMAGKQPGKAVENPRQVSAYHYPERFGPSSPIFVRAMSATLGGQYCFFISGTASIVGYETMHQGDAEKQTDETLLNIRTLLQQIPDYDPAQGRMLLKVYVRRIEDLPMVQTKVQAEFGSACKAVYLHSNICRSDLLLEIEGAYFNDAK; via the coding sequence ATGCAAAGCAACAAGCCATCCAGGCTGGCCTATCTCAACGCCGACGAAATTGGCGCATATCTCGAAAGGCACAATGGTCATGTGCTGGGTGTGATCGGTTTCGGTCGCACCATGCCATTGCCGGCAGCGGCATGCGCTCCCCTTTGGGTCGACATCCCCGTGCTGGGCGGGCAGGACAGCAGCTTTGAAGTATGGGCCAGCGAGGCCCCGGTCGTTAAATGCGAGCACCAGAACATGTGCGGTACCGGCGACGGCGAAGTGCTGTTCGGCAGCCTCACCCTCGAACAGCGCGCAGGCGACACCCTGGAGCAACTGGCAGCGCAAGCCTATATGCGCATCTTCGCCTTCATCGATCATTTCGGTTACCGCAATCTGTTGCGCGTCTGGCATTACTTCCCATATATCAACGACGACGAGAACGGCCTCGAGCGCTATCGCGGCTTCAACGTCGGACGGCATGCGTCCTTCGTTGCGAATGGCCGCAGCATCGGCGAGGAAAGCGTGCCTGCGGCGAGTGCGCTGGGCAGCAACAGCGGCTCGCTGGCGGTCTACTTCATGGCCGGCAAGCAGCCCGGCAAAGCGGTGGAGAACCCGCGCCAGGTCAGCGCTTACCACTATCCGGAACGATTCGGCCCGAGCAGCCCGATCTTCGTGCGCGCCATGTCGGCGACTCTGGGCGGCCAGTATTGTTTCTTCATCTCCGGTACTGCCAGCATCGTCGGCTATGAAACGATGCACCAGGGCGACGCCGAAAAGCAGACCGATGAAACGCTGCTCAACATCCGCACGCTGCTGCAGCAGATCCCGGACTATGACCCGGCCCAGGGGCGCATGCTGCTCAAGGTCTATGTGCGCCGGATCGAAGACTTGCCGATGGTGCAAACCAAAGTGCAGGCCGAGTTCGGCTCGGCATGCAAAGCCGTTTATCTTCATTCCAATATCTGCCGTTCCGATTTGCTGCTGGAGATCGAGGGTGCCTATTTCAACGATGCGAAGTAG
- a CDS encoding glycosyltransferase family 2 protein, with protein sequence MSTASTTHLVLIPSYNTGPALYPTVRSAREQWTPVWVVIDGSTDGSEVELLRMAASDPGLRVLVTKENHGKGAAVLYGVREATKSGFTHVLTMDSDGQHPAEKIPEFMAASMADTNALVLGVPVFDASAPALRVRGRKVSNWWANLETLWQGIGDSLYGFRVYPAHLLMRVMEKSYWMRHFDFDPEAAVRLCWHGARPVNIPAPVKYLRPEEGGVSHFNYLRDNLLLTGMHLRLFAGFIIRIPLLIWRKWL encoded by the coding sequence ATGAGCACCGCTTCGACCACGCACCTCGTCCTGATCCCGAGTTACAACACCGGGCCTGCGCTGTATCCCACCGTGCGTTCCGCACGCGAGCAATGGACACCGGTATGGGTGGTGATCGACGGCAGCACCGACGGCAGCGAAGTGGAACTGCTGCGCATGGCTGCAAGTGATCCCGGCCTGCGCGTGCTGGTGACGAAAGAGAACCACGGCAAAGGTGCGGCGGTGCTGTATGGCGTGCGCGAGGCGACCAAATCGGGTTTCACGCATGTGCTGACCATGGATTCGGACGGGCAGCATCCGGCGGAGAAGATACCCGAGTTCATGGCGGCCTCCATGGCCGATACCAATGCGCTGGTGCTCGGCGTACCGGTGTTCGACGCGAGCGCGCCTGCACTGCGCGTGCGCGGGCGCAAGGTCTCCAACTGGTGGGCGAACCTGGAGACGCTGTGGCAGGGCATCGGCGATTCGCTGTACGGCTTCCGCGTCTATCCCGCGCACCTGCTGATGCGCGTCATGGAAAAGAGTTACTGGATGCGGCACTTCGATTTCGACCCCGAAGCGGCAGTGCGCCTGTGCTGGCACGGTGCGCGTCCGGTCAACATCCCGGCGCCGGTCAAATACCTGCGGCCGGAGGAAGGCGGCGTGTCGCACTTCAATTACCTGCGCGACAACCTGCTATTGACCGGAATGCATTTGCGGTTATTCGCCGGATTTATTATCCGCATACCCTTGTTGATCTGGCGCAAGTGGCTTTAA
- a CDS encoding AMP-binding protein, which produces MSAIQLFSHDDPDRVFAYREGVPVSAAQFLQHAAQLAGALPDKRYILNLCSDRYRFAVGFAAALLRRQTSLLPPNYTPSFVERLGRRYPAMYCLADGEVDFQGVEVVHYPSMVARDDSMFAVPAIPTEHRAALVFTSGSTGEPVEHPKSWGSLCNGAVAEAAALGIVRDSGMAVLGTVPAQHMYGLESCMLIAMQNGLALVGERPFYPADIVAQLAALPQPRCLVTTPVHLRTLLSGATELPSVEFVLCATAHLAPQLASEAEARFAAPLYEIYGCTESGMAASRRTTQGAAWHLLPGVGMRQDRDGCRVSGGHVEIEAQLSDVIERNADGSFLLHGRTADMVNIAGKRTSLASLNHHLNSIAGVQDGVFLMPDDDDGTVTRPLAFVVAPQLSGEDILSALRNSVDVVFLPRPLYFVDELPRNSTGKLTRESLLRLQQQCAQRR; this is translated from the coding sequence ATGTCAGCGATCCAGCTTTTTTCCCACGACGATCCCGACCGCGTGTTCGCCTATCGCGAAGGGGTGCCCGTCAGCGCTGCGCAATTCCTGCAGCATGCCGCGCAACTGGCAGGAGCCCTGCCAGACAAGCGCTACATCCTGAACCTGTGCAGCGACCGCTATCGCTTCGCGGTCGGTTTTGCGGCAGCGCTGCTGCGCCGGCAGACCAGCCTGTTGCCGCCCAATTACACGCCCAGCTTTGTCGAGCGCCTGGGACGGCGCTACCCGGCCATGTATTGCCTTGCCGATGGCGAGGTGGATTTTCAGGGGGTCGAGGTCGTGCACTATCCGTCCATGGTCGCACGGGACGACTCCATGTTTGCAGTTCCGGCGATCCCGACCGAGCACCGGGCGGCATTGGTGTTCACTTCCGGCTCCACCGGCGAACCGGTCGAACACCCGAAATCGTGGGGCAGCCTGTGCAATGGTGCGGTCGCAGAAGCTGCGGCGCTGGGCATCGTGCGCGATTCCGGCATGGCAGTGCTGGGCACGGTTCCGGCGCAGCACATGTACGGCCTGGAATCATGCATGCTGATCGCCATGCAGAACGGGCTGGCGCTGGTGGGCGAGCGGCCGTTCTACCCGGCCGACATCGTTGCGCAGCTTGCCGCCTTGCCGCAGCCGCGTTGCCTGGTCACCACGCCGGTGCATCTGCGCACGTTGTTGTCCGGTGCAACCGAACTTCCATCTGTCGAATTCGTGCTGTGTGCGACGGCGCATCTTGCGCCACAGCTGGCGAGCGAGGCCGAGGCGCGTTTTGCCGCGCCGCTCTATGAGATCTACGGCTGCACCGAGTCCGGCATGGCGGCAAGCCGCCGTACGACGCAGGGTGCGGCCTGGCATCTGCTGCCCGGGGTCGGCATGCGCCAGGACCGGGATGGTTGCCGGGTGAGCGGAGGGCATGTCGAGATCGAGGCGCAGCTGAGCGATGTGATCGAGCGCAACGCCGACGGCTCGTTCCTGTTGCACGGGCGCACGGCAGACATGGTGAACATCGCAGGCAAACGCACCTCGCTGGCCAGCCTCAATCATCACCTGAATTCGATAGCGGGCGTGCAGGATGGCGTCTTCCTGATGCCCGACGATGACGACGGAACGGTGACTCGCCCGCTGGCCTTTGTGGTGGCGCCGCAGCTGAGCGGCGAGGACATCCTGAGCGCCTTGCGCAACAGTGTCGATGTCGTGTTCCTGCCGCGGCCGCTGTATTTCGTCGATGAGTTGCCGCGCAATTCGACCGGCAAGCTGACGCGCGAGTCGCTGCTGCGGCTGCAACAGCAGTGTGCACAGCGGCGATGA
- a CDS encoding MMPL family transporter produces MRFRGHNAVIVWLMFVAACVLVISRTHFTADMSAFMPRNPTPTQKLMVDQLRDGVVSRLILIGVDGAPPPVLAQLSKDMAAALRTSAELAAVNNGEQTGMEKDFELLWHNRYLLSDAVTPQRFTAAGLKESLSGYLDLLGTPMSGMAQRVLPKDPSGELIHLLEQMQGEAHPAMQDDVWFSRDGTRAMLLAHTQGAGNDIDAQERAMRAIQGAFENARKAVPAAASAQMRMTGPGVFSVESRASIRDDAWRLSLIATLLVSSMLLLLYRSPRVLALGLFPVATGALAGVAAVSLGFGSVHGITLGFGVTLIGEGVDYAIYLFTQIEQHDTPQNTLSRIWPTLRVGVLLSICGFSAMLFSGFTGLAQLGLFSIAGLIGAVSTTRWVLPQLLPQGFSVHASTRFSSMLMSLVRRAPRARLLLLAATAAAAVFLLAQRNSIWNDSLSSMSPVPKESLALDEQLRRDMGAPDVRYMLVLSDSDQENVLQQGEAIAVVMSKLVGQGMLAGFDMPPLPSRAVQQARQNSLPDGPTASRNLDAALHGLPFRSAVFAPFAQEIAAAKQQPLLDRAAMQGSNLGLKLDSFLVRRDGKWSLMLPLRGVKDPAGLEQGIRHATETSFVLLDMKQESEQMFRAYRHEAAKNAMLGVLAIAALLFISLRSPRRVLQVLLPLAAAVIVVTAGLVLAGHNLSIFHLIGLLLAVAVGSNYALFFDRRCTSPQDRERTVTSLLFANMSTMLGFGLLSFSQSPVLNAIGSTVAIGAVLSLIFSAILIVGRDD; encoded by the coding sequence GTGAGATTTCGCGGTCATAATGCAGTGATCGTCTGGCTGATGTTCGTCGCGGCCTGTGTGCTGGTCATCAGCCGCACCCATTTCACCGCCGACATGTCCGCCTTCATGCCGCGCAACCCGACCCCCACGCAAAAACTGATGGTCGACCAGCTGCGCGACGGCGTGGTGTCGCGGCTCATCCTGATCGGCGTGGACGGTGCGCCGCCGCCGGTGCTGGCGCAGCTCAGCAAGGACATGGCGGCAGCGCTGCGCACGTCTGCGGAACTGGCCGCCGTGAACAACGGCGAGCAGACGGGCATGGAAAAGGATTTCGAGTTGTTGTGGCACAACCGTTATCTGCTCAGCGATGCGGTGACGCCGCAGCGTTTTACAGCGGCGGGTTTAAAGGAGAGCCTGTCCGGCTATCTCGATCTGCTGGGCACGCCGATGAGCGGCATGGCACAACGCGTGTTGCCCAAGGACCCCAGCGGAGAGCTGATCCATTTGCTGGAACAGATGCAGGGCGAAGCGCATCCCGCGATGCAGGACGATGTCTGGTTCTCGCGCGACGGCACGCGTGCCATGTTGCTGGCGCATACCCAAGGTGCTGGCAACGACATCGACGCGCAGGAACGCGCCATGCGGGCGATCCAGGGCGCGTTCGAGAATGCACGCAAAGCGGTTCCGGCGGCGGCATCGGCGCAGATGCGCATGACCGGCCCCGGCGTGTTCTCGGTCGAGTCGCGCGCTTCGATCCGCGATGATGCCTGGCGGCTCTCGCTCATCGCCACCTTGCTGGTGTCGAGCATGCTGCTGCTGCTCTACCGCTCGCCGCGCGTGCTGGCGCTCGGGCTGTTCCCGGTGGCAACCGGCGCGCTGGCCGGGGTCGCGGCAGTGAGCCTGGGGTTCGGCAGCGTGCACGGCATCACGCTCGGCTTCGGCGTCACGCTCATCGGCGAGGGCGTGGATTACGCCATCTATCTGTTCACCCAGATCGAACAGCACGACACGCCGCAAAACACCCTGTCGCGCATCTGGCCGACGCTGCGCGTGGGCGTGCTGCTCTCGATCTGCGGATTCAGTGCCATGCTGTTCTCCGGTTTCACCGGGCTGGCCCAGCTCGGCCTGTTCTCCATCGCCGGTTTGATCGGCGCCGTCAGCACCACGCGCTGGGTGCTGCCGCAACTGTTGCCGCAAGGATTCTCGGTGCATGCCTCCACGCGTTTCAGCAGCATGCTGATGTCGCTGGTGCGCCGTGCGCCGCGCGCGCGCCTGCTGTTGCTTGCGGCGACGGCGGCGGCCGCGGTGTTCCTGCTGGCGCAACGCAACTCGATCTGGAACGACAGTCTGTCGAGCATGAGTCCGGTGCCGAAAGAATCGCTGGCGCTGGATGAGCAACTGCGCCGCGACATGGGGGCACCGGATGTGCGCTACATGCTGGTGCTGAGCGACAGCGACCAGGAGAACGTATTGCAGCAGGGCGAGGCGATTGCGGTCGTCATGAGCAAGCTGGTCGGGCAGGGGATGCTGGCAGGCTTCGACATGCCGCCGCTGCCCAGCCGTGCGGTGCAACAGGCACGCCAGAATTCCCTGCCGGATGGGCCCACGGCCAGTCGCAACCTGGATGCCGCCTTGCACGGCCTGCCGTTCCGCAGCGCGGTGTTTGCGCCGTTCGCGCAGGAGATCGCTGCGGCGAAACAGCAACCGTTGCTGGATCGCGCTGCGATGCAAGGCAGCAACCTCGGCCTGAAGCTGGATAGCTTCCTGGTGCGCCGCGACGGCAAATGGTCGTTGATGTTGCCGCTGCGCGGCGTGAAAGATCCGGCAGGCCTGGAGCAGGGGATACGGCACGCGACCGAGACATCGTTCGTGCTGCTCGACATGAAGCAGGAATCGGAGCAGATGTTCCGCGCTTACCGTCATGAGGCGGCCAAGAACGCCATGCTTGGTGTGCTGGCGATCGCGGCCCTGCTGTTCATCAGTTTGCGCTCGCCGCGTCGCGTGCTACAGGTGTTGTTGCCGTTGGCAGCCGCGGTGATAGTGGTGACGGCGGGCCTGGTGCTTGCCGGCCACAACCTGTCCATCTTCCACCTGATCGGCTTGCTGCTGGCGGTGGCGGTCGGCTCCAACTATGCGCTGTTCTTCGACCGGCGCTGCACATCGCCGCAAGACCGCGAACGCACTGTCACTTCGCTGCTGTTCGCCAATATGTCGACCATGCTCGGTTTCGGTCTGCTGTCGTTCTCGCAATCGCCGGTGTTGAATGCCATCGGTTCCACCGTCGCGATCGGCGCGGTATTGAGTCTGATCTTTTCGGCAATACTGATCGTCGGTCGCGATGACTGA